One Mugil cephalus isolate CIBA_MC_2020 chromosome 8, CIBA_Mcephalus_1.1, whole genome shotgun sequence genomic window carries:
- the LOC125012032 gene encoding RNA exonuclease 1 homolog isoform X1 yields MFPSSGLFADQHCPFTLRGLCERPHCLYKHAPEVLDAFGASCKSSIVEFAGLQNGRLYAARVKDETKDDCHHELERINKEIETVRNEMEQERRRLSRYQTVQSRNDPPVTDVAKTRRANKYVVDNSKPRTDLEYDPLSNFSADLRSFSSSGKEQKVKRGNQAPRGRKVQLHPSPEPPDDEDDVLIIDVPLSPEQQQQPPPPLSRCASKQISQDKLRNSEPASRILLDSTGSGEPAGFPTSEPVVKKVSEAETLPAASVRPHHSWSSSSRVEEMNRQQTATKNSRHAKRAETKTQDKSLTVHHRSSAPKPEPGASGSRAQSSSSSSSSSSSSERLFMTVDNEPVIIVDSSSEEEEEEFNYSELELSDSDPMEECYRIFMEANNEGKGHEEQPDASVVPVEKPELNVAPKELPMKKRVAHEAKHTEQPVAKTRPQPQVLVPLRDPSGCGSRPKVQQVQQVQQVQQVQQVQHRASMLTASVKGGQMFVSSTCQKRPDAQSGLSAATKPPEHLQPAPVQHAVNFFPLGTTVIDMGNNLHLILPEGAFPLPVSSSSSPVTSVLTPITPVNNNTGSFAFRSSPHPPPVAPTQRYPSTAPVLIPAPARKPSLTSALASSPAASTTPPAAAKPTPVKRKLKQQQQQQRDAAKDKVPHNVRQRYVNMFTEEFLKTSDNVNDAFTKALAEERTVYNRSVNKLKYQSVAVNALKRLKNQSAAAAKSENDVSSQRLKGNIPLNPRKLKTSDDDATLYECLKDYVLTDEMLSEHNYPTEHPEKRGCAVVFADNKKTNTDPFKRICCRCGATYSVSQTGKHTRKEECNYHYGRGVTKRVPGGVETRYSCCEGVMGAPGCQVFKLHVHDSLSLDGFMSTVPRRPSDLSCPGVFSLDCEMCYTISGLELSRVTLVNSRLEVVYDAFVKPDNEVIDYNTRFSGISEDDVEGNHTSLRDVQETLLSFIRADTVLIGHGLETDLCLLKLLHATVVDTSVVFPHRLGPPHKLPLHHLTAEHLRRIIQESVCGHDTAEDAAACMELMLWKLKEDGKLKK; encoded by the exons ATGTTTCCCTCCTCTGGTCTTTTTGCCGACCAACACTGCCCCTTCACCCTACGAGGACTTTGCGAGCGACCGCATTGTTTATACAAACATGCCCCGGAAGTGTTGGACGCGTTTGGTGCCTCGTGTAAATCATCGATAGTGGAGTTTGCAG GTCTTCAAAATGGCCGCCTTTACGCAGCACGAGTTAAGGACGAGACCAAAGACGACTGCCACCACGAGCTAGAGCGCATCAACAAGGAGATAGAAACCGTGAGGAACGAGATGGAGCAGGAGCGGCGCCGTCTGTCGCGCTACCAGACGGTTCAGAGCAGAAACGATCCACCGGTTACAGACGTCGCTAAGACGCGACGAGCCAACAAGTACGTGGTCGACAACTCCAAACCCAGGACCGATTTGGAGTACGACCCTTTGTCCAACTTTTCCGCCGACTTGCGCTCGTTCAGCTCGTCGGGGAAAGAGCAGAAGGTGAAAAGGGGAAACCAGGCGCCACGAGGCCGAAAGGTTCAGCTTCATCCGTCTCCAGAGCCGCCGGACGACGAAGACGACGTCCTGATTATCGACGTCCCTCTGTcgcctgagcagcagcagcagccgccgccgccgcttaGTCGCTGTGCATCCAAACAAATATCACAGGATAAACTTAGAAACTCTGAGCCTGCATCAAGGATTCTCCTCGACTCTACCGGAAGTGGAGAACCAGCCGGCTTCCCGACTAGTGAACCCGTGGTGAAGAAAGTCTCTGAAGCTGAGACTCTTCCTGCAGCCTCGGTCCGTCCACatcacagctggagcagcagcagtcgtGTTGAGGAAATGAATCGACAGCAGACGGCGACAAAGAATTCGAGACACGCCAAGCGAGCGGAGACGAAGACGCAGGATAAATCTTTAACCGTTCACCACAGGTCGTCTGCACCAAAGCCAGAACCAGGAGCTTCAGGTTCCAGAGCTCagtcatcttcatcttcatcatcatcatcgtcatcatctgAGCGTCTTTTTATGACGGTGGATAATGAACCGGTTATAATAGTCGACTCCagctctgaggaggaggaggaggagttcaaCTACTCGGAGCTGGAGCTTTCGGATAGTGACCCTATGGAGGAATGTTACAGGATCTTCATGGAGGCCAACAATGAGGGGAAgggacatgaagagcagcctgATGCCTCT GTTGTGCCTGTGGAGAAGCCCGAGCTAAACGTCGCACCCAAAGAACTGCCCATGAAGAAGAGAGTGGCCCATGAAGCCAAACACACAGAG CAGCCGGTGGCGAAGACCAGACCTCAGCCCCAGGTGTTGGTTCCTCTCCGTGACCCGTCTGGATGTGGCTCCCGGCCGAAGGTCCAGCAGGTCCAGCAGGTCCAGCAGGTCCAGCAGGTCCAGCAGGTCCAGCACAGGGCCTCCATGCTGACTGCTTCCGTCAAAGGAGGCCAGATGTTTGTCTCCTCCACCTGTCAGAAGAGGCCGGACGCCCAGAGTGGACTTTCAGCTGCGACTAAACCCCCCGAACACCTGCAGCCTGCTCCTGTGCAACACG CTGTGAACTTCTTTCCTTTGGGAACCACCGTCATCGACATGGGCAACAATTTACACCTGATCCTCCCAGAAGGCGCTTTTCCGCTTCCTGTCTCCTCCAGTTCCAGCCCCGTTACCTCGGTGTTGACTCCGATCACTCCAGTCAACAACAACACGGGATCTTTCGCCTTCAGATCgtccccccatcctcctccgGTCGCCCCCACGCAGCGATACCCCTCCACGGCCCCGGTGCTCATCCCCGCTCCGGCCCGGAAACCTTCCCTGACCTCCGCTTTAGCATCGAGTCCGGCCGCTTCCACGACTCCTCCGGCTGCAGCGAAG CCGACGCCTGTTAAACGgaaactgaagcagcagcagcagcagcagcgcgaCGCCGCCAAAGACAAAGTCCCTCATAACGTGCGCCAGCGCTACGTCAACATGTTCACAGAGGAGTTCCTCAAAACGTCCGACAACGTTAACGACGCCTTCACCAAG GCTTTAGCTGAGGAAAGAACCGTGTACAATCGCAGCGTCAACAAACTCAAGTATCAGAGCGTCGCAGTGAACGCGCTGAAGAGGCTGAAGAACCAAAGCGCTGCTGCAGCTAAAA GTGAAAATGACGTGAGCAGCCAGAGGCTGAAAGGAAACATCCCACTGAACCCGAGGAAGCTGAAGACCAGCG ATGATGATGCGACGTTGTACGAGTGTTTGAAGGATTATGTTCTGACCGATGAAATGTTGAGCGAACACAACTACCCCACCGAGCACCCGGAGAAACGAGGCTGCGCCGTCGTCTTCGCCGACAACAAGAAGACCAACACAGACC cATTTAAAAGGATCTGCTGTCGATGTGGGGCGACCTACTCCGTGAGTCAGACGGGGAAACACACTCGTAAAGAGGAGTGTAACTACCACTACGGGAGAGGAGTCACCAAGAGAG TCCCCGGTGGAGTGGAGACCCGCTACAGCTGCTGTGAGGGGGTGATGGGAGCCCCCGGGTGTCAGGTGTTTAAG CTACATGTCCACGACTCCCTCAGCCTGGACGGCTTCATGTCCACCGTCCCCAGAcgtccttcagacctcagctgTCCCGGCGTGTTCTCCCTGGACTGTGAGATG TGCTACACCATCAGCGGTCTGGAGCTGTCCCGAGTGACGCTGGTTAACTCCAGGCTGGAAGTCGTCTATGACGCCTTCGTTAAACCTGATAACGAGGTCATCGACTACAACACCAG gtttTCAGGCATCAGTGAGGACGACGTGGAGGGAAACCACACGTCCCTCAGAGACGTCCAGGAGACCTTGTTGAGCTTCATCCGAGCAGACACCGTTCTGATCGGACACGGCCTGGAAACAGACCTCTGTTTACTCAAG CTGCTCCATGCGACGGTCGTGGACACGTCGGTGGTCTTCCCCCACCGCCTGGGCCCCCCCCACAAGCTGCCCCTCCACCACCTCACAGCTGAACACCTGCGGAGAATCATCCAGGAGAGCG TTTGTGGCCACGACACGGCGGAGGACGCCGCCGCCTGCATGGAGCTGATGCTGTGGAAGCtcaaagaagatggaaaactgaaaaaataa
- the LOC125012032 gene encoding RNA exonuclease 1 homolog isoform X2, whose product MFPSSGLFADQHCPFTLRGLCERPHCLYKHAPEVLDAFGASCKSSIVEFAGLQNGRLYAARVKDETKDDCHHELERINKEIETVRNEMEQERRRLSRYQTVQSRNDPPVTDVAKTRRANKYVVDNSKPRTDLEYDPLSNFSADLRSFSSSGKEQKVKRGNQAPRGRKVQLHPSPEPPDDEDDVLIIDVPLSPEQQQQPPPPLSRCASKQISQDKLRNSEPASRILLDSTGSGEPAGFPTSEPVVKKVSEAETLPAASVRPHHSWSSSSRVEEMNRQQTATKNSRHAKRAETKTQDKSLTVHHRSSAPKPEPGASGSRAQSSSSSSSSSSSSERLFMTVDNEPVIIVDSSSEEEEEEFNYSELELSDSDPMEECYRIFMEANNEGKGHEEQPDASVVPVEKPELNVAPKELPMKKRVAHEAKHTEPVAKTRPQPQVLVPLRDPSGCGSRPKVQQVQQVQQVQQVQQVQHRASMLTASVKGGQMFVSSTCQKRPDAQSGLSAATKPPEHLQPAPVQHAVNFFPLGTTVIDMGNNLHLILPEGAFPLPVSSSSSPVTSVLTPITPVNNNTGSFAFRSSPHPPPVAPTQRYPSTAPVLIPAPARKPSLTSALASSPAASTTPPAAAKPTPVKRKLKQQQQQQRDAAKDKVPHNVRQRYVNMFTEEFLKTSDNVNDAFTKALAEERTVYNRSVNKLKYQSVAVNALKRLKNQSAAAAKSENDVSSQRLKGNIPLNPRKLKTSDDDATLYECLKDYVLTDEMLSEHNYPTEHPEKRGCAVVFADNKKTNTDPFKRICCRCGATYSVSQTGKHTRKEECNYHYGRGVTKRVPGGVETRYSCCEGVMGAPGCQVFKLHVHDSLSLDGFMSTVPRRPSDLSCPGVFSLDCEMCYTISGLELSRVTLVNSRLEVVYDAFVKPDNEVIDYNTRFSGISEDDVEGNHTSLRDVQETLLSFIRADTVLIGHGLETDLCLLKLLHATVVDTSVVFPHRLGPPHKLPLHHLTAEHLRRIIQESVCGHDTAEDAAACMELMLWKLKEDGKLKK is encoded by the exons ATGTTTCCCTCCTCTGGTCTTTTTGCCGACCAACACTGCCCCTTCACCCTACGAGGACTTTGCGAGCGACCGCATTGTTTATACAAACATGCCCCGGAAGTGTTGGACGCGTTTGGTGCCTCGTGTAAATCATCGATAGTGGAGTTTGCAG GTCTTCAAAATGGCCGCCTTTACGCAGCACGAGTTAAGGACGAGACCAAAGACGACTGCCACCACGAGCTAGAGCGCATCAACAAGGAGATAGAAACCGTGAGGAACGAGATGGAGCAGGAGCGGCGCCGTCTGTCGCGCTACCAGACGGTTCAGAGCAGAAACGATCCACCGGTTACAGACGTCGCTAAGACGCGACGAGCCAACAAGTACGTGGTCGACAACTCCAAACCCAGGACCGATTTGGAGTACGACCCTTTGTCCAACTTTTCCGCCGACTTGCGCTCGTTCAGCTCGTCGGGGAAAGAGCAGAAGGTGAAAAGGGGAAACCAGGCGCCACGAGGCCGAAAGGTTCAGCTTCATCCGTCTCCAGAGCCGCCGGACGACGAAGACGACGTCCTGATTATCGACGTCCCTCTGTcgcctgagcagcagcagcagccgccgccgccgcttaGTCGCTGTGCATCCAAACAAATATCACAGGATAAACTTAGAAACTCTGAGCCTGCATCAAGGATTCTCCTCGACTCTACCGGAAGTGGAGAACCAGCCGGCTTCCCGACTAGTGAACCCGTGGTGAAGAAAGTCTCTGAAGCTGAGACTCTTCCTGCAGCCTCGGTCCGTCCACatcacagctggagcagcagcagtcgtGTTGAGGAAATGAATCGACAGCAGACGGCGACAAAGAATTCGAGACACGCCAAGCGAGCGGAGACGAAGACGCAGGATAAATCTTTAACCGTTCACCACAGGTCGTCTGCACCAAAGCCAGAACCAGGAGCTTCAGGTTCCAGAGCTCagtcatcttcatcttcatcatcatcatcgtcatcatctgAGCGTCTTTTTATGACGGTGGATAATGAACCGGTTATAATAGTCGACTCCagctctgaggaggaggaggaggagttcaaCTACTCGGAGCTGGAGCTTTCGGATAGTGACCCTATGGAGGAATGTTACAGGATCTTCATGGAGGCCAACAATGAGGGGAAgggacatgaagagcagcctgATGCCTCT GTTGTGCCTGTGGAGAAGCCCGAGCTAAACGTCGCACCCAAAGAACTGCCCATGAAGAAGAGAGTGGCCCATGAAGCCAAACACACAGAG CCGGTGGCGAAGACCAGACCTCAGCCCCAGGTGTTGGTTCCTCTCCGTGACCCGTCTGGATGTGGCTCCCGGCCGAAGGTCCAGCAGGTCCAGCAGGTCCAGCAGGTCCAGCAGGTCCAGCAGGTCCAGCACAGGGCCTCCATGCTGACTGCTTCCGTCAAAGGAGGCCAGATGTTTGTCTCCTCCACCTGTCAGAAGAGGCCGGACGCCCAGAGTGGACTTTCAGCTGCGACTAAACCCCCCGAACACCTGCAGCCTGCTCCTGTGCAACACG CTGTGAACTTCTTTCCTTTGGGAACCACCGTCATCGACATGGGCAACAATTTACACCTGATCCTCCCAGAAGGCGCTTTTCCGCTTCCTGTCTCCTCCAGTTCCAGCCCCGTTACCTCGGTGTTGACTCCGATCACTCCAGTCAACAACAACACGGGATCTTTCGCCTTCAGATCgtccccccatcctcctccgGTCGCCCCCACGCAGCGATACCCCTCCACGGCCCCGGTGCTCATCCCCGCTCCGGCCCGGAAACCTTCCCTGACCTCCGCTTTAGCATCGAGTCCGGCCGCTTCCACGACTCCTCCGGCTGCAGCGAAG CCGACGCCTGTTAAACGgaaactgaagcagcagcagcagcagcagcgcgaCGCCGCCAAAGACAAAGTCCCTCATAACGTGCGCCAGCGCTACGTCAACATGTTCACAGAGGAGTTCCTCAAAACGTCCGACAACGTTAACGACGCCTTCACCAAG GCTTTAGCTGAGGAAAGAACCGTGTACAATCGCAGCGTCAACAAACTCAAGTATCAGAGCGTCGCAGTGAACGCGCTGAAGAGGCTGAAGAACCAAAGCGCTGCTGCAGCTAAAA GTGAAAATGACGTGAGCAGCCAGAGGCTGAAAGGAAACATCCCACTGAACCCGAGGAAGCTGAAGACCAGCG ATGATGATGCGACGTTGTACGAGTGTTTGAAGGATTATGTTCTGACCGATGAAATGTTGAGCGAACACAACTACCCCACCGAGCACCCGGAGAAACGAGGCTGCGCCGTCGTCTTCGCCGACAACAAGAAGACCAACACAGACC cATTTAAAAGGATCTGCTGTCGATGTGGGGCGACCTACTCCGTGAGTCAGACGGGGAAACACACTCGTAAAGAGGAGTGTAACTACCACTACGGGAGAGGAGTCACCAAGAGAG TCCCCGGTGGAGTGGAGACCCGCTACAGCTGCTGTGAGGGGGTGATGGGAGCCCCCGGGTGTCAGGTGTTTAAG CTACATGTCCACGACTCCCTCAGCCTGGACGGCTTCATGTCCACCGTCCCCAGAcgtccttcagacctcagctgTCCCGGCGTGTTCTCCCTGGACTGTGAGATG TGCTACACCATCAGCGGTCTGGAGCTGTCCCGAGTGACGCTGGTTAACTCCAGGCTGGAAGTCGTCTATGACGCCTTCGTTAAACCTGATAACGAGGTCATCGACTACAACACCAG gtttTCAGGCATCAGTGAGGACGACGTGGAGGGAAACCACACGTCCCTCAGAGACGTCCAGGAGACCTTGTTGAGCTTCATCCGAGCAGACACCGTTCTGATCGGACACGGCCTGGAAACAGACCTCTGTTTACTCAAG CTGCTCCATGCGACGGTCGTGGACACGTCGGTGGTCTTCCCCCACCGCCTGGGCCCCCCCCACAAGCTGCCCCTCCACCACCTCACAGCTGAACACCTGCGGAGAATCATCCAGGAGAGCG TTTGTGGCCACGACACGGCGGAGGACGCCGCCGCCTGCATGGAGCTGATGCTGTGGAAGCtcaaagaagatggaaaactgaaaaaataa